In one window of Streptomyces griseus subsp. griseus DNA:
- a CDS encoding FAD-dependent oxidoreductase, with protein MTTDVADVIVVGGGVIGLTTAVTLAERGLRVRVWSRDPAGVTTSAVAGALWWPYRIEPAERVGAWSLETLAVYEELAAGAGGSGVRVVAGVHGGERFAALGPWAAELKGAVEVAEGLQVVLPLLDMPVHLAWLEGRLTAAGGAVERRAVAGFEEAAASAPVVVNCTGLGARELVPDAGVRAVRGQLVVVENPGIEEWFTEADQASAATTYFFPQPAGLVLGGTAEADDERREPDAGTAREILARCARVRPEIAGARVLGHRVGLRPAREAGVRIEAEPLPGGGLLVHNYGHGGAGVTVAWGCARAAAALVG; from the coding sequence ATGACGACGGATGTGGCGGATGTGATCGTGGTGGGCGGCGGGGTCATCGGCCTGACCACCGCCGTGACCCTGGCGGAGCGCGGGCTGCGGGTGCGGGTCTGGTCGCGCGATCCGGCCGGGGTGACGACGTCGGCGGTGGCGGGGGCGCTGTGGTGGCCGTACCGGATCGAACCGGCGGAGCGGGTCGGCGCCTGGTCGCTGGAGACACTCGCGGTGTACGAGGAGCTGGCGGCCGGGGCCGGTGGGAGCGGCGTGCGGGTGGTGGCGGGGGTGCACGGCGGTGAGCGGTTCGCGGCGCTGGGGCCCTGGGCGGCGGAGCTGAAGGGTGCCGTGGAGGTGGCCGAGGGGCTGCAGGTGGTGCTGCCGCTGCTGGACATGCCGGTCCACCTGGCGTGGCTGGAGGGGCGGCTGACGGCGGCGGGGGGTGCGGTGGAGCGGCGGGCGGTGGCCGGGTTCGAGGAGGCGGCGGCGTCCGCCCCGGTGGTGGTGAACTGCACGGGGCTGGGCGCGCGCGAACTGGTGCCGGACGCGGGGGTGCGGGCGGTGCGGGGGCAGCTGGTCGTGGTGGAGAACCCGGGGATCGAGGAGTGGTTCACCGAGGCGGACCAGGCGTCGGCCGCGACGACGTACTTCTTCCCGCAGCCGGCCGGTCTGGTGCTGGGGGGCACCGCCGAGGCGGACGACGAGCGACGGGAGCCCGATGCGGGGACGGCCCGGGAGATCTTGGCACGGTGTGCGCGGGTCCGGCCGGAGATCGCGGGCGCCCGGGTGCTGGGGCACCGGGTGGGACTGCGGCCGGCGCGGGAGGCCGGGGTGCGGATCGAGGCGGAGCCCCTGCCCGGCGGCGGTCTGCTGGTGCACAACTACGGGCACGGGGGTGCGGGCGTGACCGTGGCGTGGGGCTGCGCACGGGCGGCGGCCGCCCTGGTGGGCTGA